The following proteins are encoded in a genomic region of Odontesthes bonariensis isolate fOdoBon6 chromosome 19, fOdoBon6.hap1, whole genome shotgun sequence:
- the LOC142369126 gene encoding uncharacterized protein LOC142369126 produces MGVLEMILLLSCWIFTGITAGDPSTTYYCLKNSTVCLKVMKPPPYFDASWKFSGKVLYSSRGIHPSYKDRVRLGAANLSICVEKLTEEDAGIYEVSFTTYNFSSVLETHQIFVQEMVPRPVMTVMSERPSNLSAGSCSVAVNCSFHGDSLWSVCDEDGCRPSLKSFGELNITIFSDNRTVVCSGNNRVSRNNVTESMGTLCVRKKTDEPQEKWPHPPVNGIVAVVLALVLLLVLVFALSLSRCKNQAATSTAGLIQSGPLEEQTQPEARASTSSCSEASYENVDVGHPRERSIPREEQFSRESQKADTVYSIPKPAASRSKSDGKKDSAGHKNTQETPASEAVFSDEPQHSTQIDTVYSLLQKPIK; encoded by the exons ATGGGCGTCTTAGAAATGATCCTTCTGCTAAGTTGTTGGATTTTCACAG GAATCACGGCAGGAGACCCTTCAACGACGTATTACTGTCTGAAAAACAGCACGGTGTGTCTAAAAGTCATGAAGCCGCCTCCGTATTTTGATGCTTCGTGGAAGTTTTCTGGTAAAGTTCTTTATTCTTCACGAGGCATCCATCCCAGCTATAAAGACAGAGTGAGGCTTGGTGCTGCCAACCTCTCCATTTGTGTAGAAAAGCTCACTGAGGAAGACGCCGGCATCTACGAAGTCTCATTCACTACCTATAACTTCTCATCAGTGTTAGAGACACACCAAATCTTTGTCCAAG AAATGGTTCCCAGACCAGTGATGACTGTGATGTCAGAGCGTCCCAGCAACCTGTCTGCAGGATCCTGCAGCGTCGCAGTGAACTGCTCCTTCCACGGTGACTCGCTGTGGTCCGTCTGCGATGAAGACGGCTGCAGGCCGTCTCTGAAGTCCTTCGGGGAGCTCAACATCACCATCTTCTCTGACAACAGAACTGTTGTCTGCAGTGGCAACAACCGTGTTAGCAGAAATAACGTCACAGAAAGCATGGGAACGCTGT gtGTCAGGAAAAAAACTGATGAACCCCAAGAAAAATGGCCGCACCCCCCAGTAAATGGGATTGTTGCTGTTGTGCTTGCGTTGGTGcttctgttggtgttggtgttCGCTTTATCTTTATCAAGATGCAAAAATCAG GCAGCAACATCCACCGCAGGTTTGATACAAAGCGGGCCGTTAGAGGAGCAGACACAACCGGAGGCCAGGGCCTCCACATCTTCCTGTAGCGAAGCTTCGTATGAGAACGTCGATGTCGGTCATCCCAGAGAGCGCAGCATCCCAAGGGAGGAGCAGTTCTCCAGGGAAAGCCAGAAAGCTGACACCGTTTACAGCATCCCCAAACCGGCGGCCTCTCGTTCCAAGAGTGACGGCAAGAAGGATTCCGCGGGACACAAGAACACACAAGAGACTCCGGCCTCAGAGGCTGTCTTCTCGGATGAGCCACAGCACTCGACACAAATCGATACGGTGTACAGTCTGTTGCAGAAGCCGATTAAATAA